A genomic stretch from Poecile atricapillus isolate bPoeAtr1 unplaced genomic scaffold, bPoeAtr1.hap1 scaffold_269, whole genome shotgun sequence includes:
- the LOC131574366 gene encoding RNA-binding protein 33-like isoform X2: MAAALGGGADDDFDQFDKPGAERSWRRRAGDDDWDSELDDDLLGEDLLTGKKNQSDLSDEELNDDLLQSDNEEEQEFRSPGVTVSLNATSGILTSYELSESINDPSLEHESEYDQGEDEIGYDKSEAPEEYASEYAEEGHYEGNDPELTEDQIEYGEEPGEEDEVLDLEINEPLDEFPDEDYMQSYNEQAMEEQEYAADEELEESQAMANESEEERISDKDILYSTRT; the protein is encoded by the exons ATGATGACTTTGATCAGTTTGATAAGCCCGGTGCAGAAAGGTCTTGGAGAAGAAGAGCTGGAGATGACGACTGGGACAG TGAACTTGATGATGACTTGCTTGGAGAGGATTTGCTAACTGGAAAAAAG AATCAGTCAGACTTGTCAGATGAAGAGCTGAATGATGATCTTCTGCAAAGTGACAATGAAGAGGAACAAGAATTTCg CTCTCCAGGTGTCACAGTGAGCCTCAACGCCACATCCGGCATCCTGACATCATACGAACTCTCTGAGTCCATCAACGATCCCTCGCTGGAACATGAGTCTGAGTATGACCAAGGGGAAGATGAAATTGGTTATGACAAATCTGAAGCACCTGAAGAATATGCTTCAGAGTATGCAGAGGAGGGACATTACGAAGGCAATGATCCTGAACTGACAGAAGACCAGATAGAATATGGGGaagagcctggagaagaagatGAGGTGCTAGACCTTGAAATCAATGAACCCCTAGATGAATTTCCA GATGAAGATTACATGCAATCATATAATGAGCAAGCAATGGAAGAACAAGAGTATGCAGCTGATGAGGAGTTGGAAGAATCCCAGGCAATGGCTAATGAATCAGAAGAG GAGAGAATTTCTGACAAGGACATCTTATATTCTACCAGAACCTAA